The Candidatus Bathyarchaeota archaeon genomic interval TTAGGCGTGGAAGACGAGGAAACGATCCAAAGGCTAAGACGCTCCATAGAGGAGCTCATAGACTTCGTCGATGAGAACGATGGCTTAGTCTTTGTAGCCCACCCCTACTGGTCAGGTTTAACCATAGAGGATTTGATCAAACTGGAGAAATACATCGGTATCGAGGTCTATAACACAGGCTGCGACGTAGAGTGCGCCAAAGGGTTTTCGATGGTTCACTGGGATGGGGTGTTGGCCCATAATAGGCTTGTCTACGGTTTAGCAGTCGACGATGCGCATCGATACGTATCACCGCCGGTAGACGCACTGGGTGGATGGGTATGGGTTAAAACCGAAACACCCTCAGCCGAGGCGATCTTAGATTCCCTCAAGAGAGGGCTGTTCTACGCATCTATGGGCCCCATAGTCGACGACTTCTCCCACGGAGATGGATTCGTCGAGGCGAGCTTCACACCAGTCGACCGTGTCGACCTGGTCTCTGATAACGGCTGGGGCTTGTCTATTTCCTCAGAGGTTTACGAAAAGCTCAGAGAGATGTTAGAGACTAAGGAGCTGAAGGGGGTTTCGGAGGTCGAGCTTAACGTCGAAGACGAGGTCGAAGAGCTGTATATTCGAATGGGAGACCTCAAGGCGTTGGTCAGAAAAACGATGGACGGCTTCACGTATTTCTCGGTTAAAAACTATGGGTTTAAGAAGTATTTCAGAGTCGAGTTGACGGATGGTAAAGGTAGGAAGGCCTGGATAAACCCTGTTTTTCTCTAATTCCTCACCACCATTTACGGCTTAAATCAAACTTCGAGAGGTCTTCGCCTTTCCGCGGTTTTCTGAATATGAAGAGGTGTTCATGGCTTATCAGGTAGAAGTCTGTCCAGTATCGTTTACCAGGCGGCTTCTCGACCCAGCATTCCTCAGCCGTCTTAGCTAGGCCAGCCCACTTCGCACCGGTCGTCCTAGTACGCCATTGAACCTTGATTATATCTTCCTTAAGGATAAAGCCTACGTCTAGGAACTGCTGCATAACCCTGAACGCTATCGGAACATAGTGTCTACCCTTCCTAGTATCCCCTATGAGGATGGCGCAGAACCTACCAGGTTTCAAAACCCTAAAGCTCTCCGCAGCTATCTCCCAAATACCTCGAAGATACTCCTCTAGACTACGGACCTGCGAGAGGTCACCCTCTACGCATTTCTTCTTGGAGTAAGGGATTATATTTGCATAAGGCGGGTGCGTAGCTATCAGGTCCACGGTCTCATCTTCTATAAGGTCTAGGTTCCTAGCATCTCCATGGTAGACCCTTATCTCAGGCTCCTCAACATCGTAGCCGAGAGACCTATACTGGAAGTTAAGCCTGTCGAGAGTAAGTATGACCGCGTCGTAATTTATATCCACTCCTATCGCACTTCTACCTAGAAGCTTACACTCGACCAGAGTCGTCCCTCCGCCGCACATCTGATCCAGCACCAACTCACCTGGTCTACTATACCGCAGAATTATGT includes:
- a CDS encoding PHP domain-containing protein codes for the protein MNPFKLKGVWLKGNLHTHSTNSDGALTPEQVADFYASNGYGFLSITDHEKLTKICHEKFVLIPGLETSVGETRLGYSYHLVVLGVEDEETIQRLRRSIEELIDFVDENDGLVFVAHPYWSGLTIEDLIKLEKYIGIEVYNTGCDVECAKGFSMVHWDGVLAHNRLVYGLAVDDAHRYVSPPVDALGGWVWVKTETPSAEAILDSLKRGLFYASMGPIVDDFSHGDGFVEASFTPVDRVDLVSDNGWGLSISSEVYEKLREMLETKELKGVSEVELNVEDEVEELYIRMGDLKALVRKTMDGFTYFSVKNYGFKKYFRVELTDGKGRKAWINPVFL
- a CDS encoding DNA methylase; protein product: MRLVTFEEYLDYVKTRRFVQVEDTRIEVGKPWRIRDFQPREFGLERTTVWSFPERGAWATHKGDYRGNWAPQIARNIILRYSRPGELVLDQMCGGGTTLVECKLLGRSAIGVDINYDAVILTLDRLNFQYRSLGYDVEEPEIRVYHGDARNLDLIEDETVDLIATHPPYANIIPYSKKKCVEGDLSQVRSLEEYLRGIWEIAAESFRVLKPGRFCAILIGDTRKGRHYVPIAFRVMQQFLDVGFILKEDIIKVQWRTRTTGAKWAGLAKTAEECWVEKPPGKRYWTDFYLISHEHLFIFRKPRKGEDLSKFDLSRKWW